The genomic interval ATCCTGAGAAATCCGCACAATGAAAACTGCATTCGGTGAGGTTTGTGGATTATTGATTGTGCATTCTTTTCTGGAAAGACATGTTTGTCAGTTttttcaaattacatttttagggCTTTGATCAGCCCAAACCAAGTTAAAATTCACCTTTATTGTATTTGATTTGGCAGCAGTTTCAGAGCACCACATTTCAAAATCCTGCCACAGAACCGAGGAGTCGGTGAGAAAATAATTTTTTGTGATCTGTCTGAAGTGACCCATTAATACTGAAGTATTTGGTTAATTGTCATATTTTTTGTTAAGTAGTTAAGTAATTTAAATAGTGGTTTACGAGAAGAAAACTTTAAGGTTCTCCCACCATGTGCCACTTTTTCCGTATAATTTTTTAGAGGCAAACATTTATTCTGAAATCAGGTCCTTCTGTTCCCCGCCCGTTCACACACCCTTCGACGTCTGATTGAACAGCAACCTCCCGTGCTGAGAAATTAAACCAATGCGTGCCAAAAACTGCAGTTCCACAAATGGCAACATTTGGACCGATTGCTTGGCCTCCGGTGTTACTTTTTGCAGCTTCCTCGCTCATCCAATTCACACTGGACAGTGCGCTTTCTTAGGTCCAGagcaggaaaaggctctcccacccacgacctgactatcaccttcaacaactcagtgttggccccgactctgactgccaggaacctcggtgtgacacttgacagtcaactctccctgactgccaacattaccgcaacaacacgctcctgtaggtacatgctgtacaacatcaggagaatacgaccccttctcactcagaaggtggcacaggttctggtccaggctctggtcatctcacagctagattactgtaactccctcctggcaggtctacctgctaatgctaTTCGActgctacagctcatccagaatgcagcagctcgactggtttttaacctcccgaaattgacccacactactccgcgactttcactggttaccggtggccacccgcatccgcttcaaaacattggtacttgcgtactgtgctgcgaacagatcgggtccagtctacatccaggacatggtaaaaccatacaccccagctcgttcacttcgctcggcttctgccaatcggctcgtagctccgtcacttcgagctaaacactcaacaaagtcacgactgtttgctgtcctggctcctcagtggtggaatgaggtccccattgacatcaggacaacagaaagtctctacaccttccgttgcaaactaaaaacacatcttttttgactataccttgaatagggaaggtagcgccgtagtagaactttagtagcacttaaatggctcttactgatagcactttgtagtttaactttattgaagaaattgtactttctcgattcttgttgttctgagttgtactcatggtttaatgcacttattgtaagtcgctttggataaaagcatcagctaaatgacatgtaatgtactgtaatgtaatgtaatataccTGCCATGAAATCGCTGCATCCCAGAGCAATGCTTTCGTATATGTGTCATTTGGGTGCCAAGGCTCCCACAAACATCAATATAGAGTGAGTTATTGCAAGCAGTGTTAATAAACAAACAGAGTTAATAGGGGTCCTCTCTACACACACTTcatagtatatgtatataacgCACCACTAATATGTCCCGTAGATCTCAAGAGCTCACACTCTTTAAGCACTTCCATGTGTCCTCAGTAATACAGAGGCCAAGAGTCAAGTGCCAAATCGATTTGAATGGTTGTCGATAAAAACGCGGGATAGACGAACAGACACTGCTTATATTTTAGTTTGACAATACAGGGCTTCACGCTAAAATGCAGTTGTAGTCCCATctatgctacacacacacagagccttcTGGTCCAGTGATTTGCACGGCCAGTTTGTTAGGAAAAGGAAAATTCAAAGTAGATGTGTACAAATGGCAGAAGAACCCAATATGATGTCTAAAGAACAGCTTTTGGCTTCAAAATATATTGCATTGTAACAAGATTACGCCATTGAGATCATATGACCAAACCaacaataaattattattattcatttatttacatatataaatgtaaatcacatttatattacataaatgtaaatgtaatatacattacatatacaatataaaattacataaaaatgtaattttatatatatatatatatatatatatatatatatatatatatatatatatatatatatatatatatatatatatatatataagcctTATTAAGCTACATAAACTAAATAGCATGACACTTTTTATTGGATCATCAACTCTCTGCATCTCTGAACATATGCCAGCCTGTGCACTCAAGCTTCTCTGTCCATACTTAAGATTTTTTCTTCCCTGATGTGTTGATCCTTTAAATCAGCTGGAAGTGATCTGACAGGAGAAGCAGAGAAATATGGTCTGGTTGTCAAAAGTGGGGTTTGGGAGAGGGCTTTGTAGCTGCCAGGAACATTTATGCAAACATGTTCTAGTGTACTCTTTTCCTGGTAccattttattgtttgtattaccCAGTTCCTTGCTACCTGATGAATGTGTGTAAGTCCAACGTTCACTACCCGTTAATGTGTTTTGGACTTCACAAACTCTCGGGGACATTTTTGGCTATTTAGGTGCTAAAtgctccaccatgttcaccaaaCGGCcacacactttgtcttttgTTAGGAGCTGGAATCATGAAAACAGCTGCAACAAAGTTGATGAGAGCTGAGACACTTAACCAAAAAGTAGTGGGCTGTAAACCCCACCCCTCTACCCCAAAAAGAAGCGGTGAAATAGGCAGAAACTGTAGAGTCCGGTGATAATTCTGTGGGTTCATCACCGTTGCTTCATATGACACAGTCATATGACGCATGAGTTTTGaactaacccctaaccctaaccttaatACAATACTTTATTCTTATGCTAGCCCATACATAACCCTGTATTAATTATCTTACCACCCACCTTGCACTCAAACAGATAAAGATTATAGACCTTCCACAATCAGGCCTGTGGCTCAGATCTACATTGCTGCTTACACTGTGTCTTATGGTAAAAGTCAAGAAACAGGTCAGCTCTGACCTCAGCCCTCAGGGTGCCATCTGGGTAATGCTATTGAGCTGTGTTGATCAAAGGCGTGCAAGATAAGGGGCTAAGTGTTTGCCTCAAGCCCTGTAAGGGATTCAATGCTCAGATGAAGCAAGATATTCAGCACCGGACAGCTTCAGAATGTTAACAAGCATTCATGCAAGGTTTTGAGGGATTGTGCAGGAGAATTGTCAGTAGGTGGCTTGGATAAACTCTACTGCATCTAGTATGCTGTTGACTTTATTTCCCTTCCAGTGCCGAGGTATTGTGTCAGACATTTatattaaagacacacacaaatccttGGACGTCGATGAGACACATCTAGGTTGTCAAATAAGACATCAATTAAGTAGATACTACTACACGGGTTGACCTGTACAGTGTTGTATAGTCCAGGGGACTCCCTACCACagtacaataatatatatatatatatatatatatatatatatatatatatatatatatatatatatatatatatatatatatatttaaaaaaactgtcaacatttttttaagcCACCATGTGTAGGATTTAAACATTCCATATTTTAGTGTCAAAAAAGTGTTGCCTCAACTTTCAAATGTGAAGCACAAGTGAGCTCCCCAGTTTAAATGAGGAAATTCACTGACAGGCAGATTGAGGCAGGTTGAAGAGACGGGGCCCACCAGCTAGTGGTGGGAAGACTGATTCTTTTAACTAATTTGAATTGTTCTGGATTGTTTGACAGAATTGACGGGACTGGTTCATCTCATCAAAAATGACGGTTTGGCTGGCGACAGCACTCTTGGTTTAATTGCAGTCTGGCTGATATGCTAAAGTTGCTTATTAAGTCACTAAAACTCAAATTAAATGGAGCTGCTTGGGAAACTGAATCTGGATCCAAAACTGGATCAACTATTCATCCAACCAACCaattgacccttcgctaagTCACGGTTTAGTCTTGAGTTTTTAGACCTTTTAAATCATACAAATCGGGAATTTGACTGCTTATTGAATAGAATACACAAATGCCCCTATGTTCATGTCCAGGCCAGATACCTTCTAGTTGACGTGGCTCTTCTCCAAGTTGTTGAGTTTTCTGCATATGGCAAGGCCCATAGAAACAAGCCTTTATGGCGCAAGGCAGGAGTAGATTATATTTTAATACTACAGGAGGCAGATATGTTTCAGTCCAGGTGGAGCCACTTGAGCTCAGCCACAGGTTGCATGACTGTCTGTAGGTACAATTAGAAGAGAGATAAGCAaatataaaattacattttcatgtccTGCCTTCAGGGGCAAGGAATAAAGGGAAACAGTTGGAATGGTTAAGGGGGCCAAGAGCTGCACAGGGGTCCTAGAACATATTTCAGGGATTCCAGATAATTACAGTTTCAGAGCCTCAAGTTATTTTTGCAGATATAGCTTTGAAATCCCTCACAACTACGCTGTATTTCTTTACCACAGTACGGCACTGCCCACTAGCCtgaatgatttgttttgttcaaaaaAGCAATTTGAATGAGCGGAGCAAATCTATATGCATGATGAAGTACATTTTTGAACGTGTGTCACATGACAATAAATTCACGAGGAATCTGGTGTAAATCGATGCATCGATACATCAATGTGTGCAGACCACACTTCGATAAGGAGCAAGATGcatgaatacaaatacacacaaacaaaccactCTTTCTGCCAGGTAGTCTCTGACACTCATCTGgagcttttttcattttttgaaaATGACATAATTAAACTGAATTAGTGGCCTCCGGGATCCTGATTGTGTCACAGAGATTGGTCTCAGCTGTGAAATTTTCCTTTTAACTGAAGCTCAAATGAAGTGCACAACTTTCATCTTTCTCTCCAGATCAGCTGTGAAATCATGGAATTGTAAACCATTTGGTTCTTAAAGGGTTCTTAAAAATGTTCCCAAACATTGTGTGATCTAATGATTGATCTACATCTATTTGTATTCATAGTTCCCGGGAATTCATTTTAaccaaaaaaaactgtaaaatactGGTTTTGACTGATTTAAAGTTCATACAATGTGAGTGTAAACGTCTTTGTTCTCCACATCTGAACAGGTATTCAACCAACATGATCGATCACAGCTACATCATCACTTTCTTCGCCACCTGTTTCATTCTGCCTCTTGGAGTAATATTTTTCTGCTATGGAAAGCTCCTGCGGAAGCTCAAGAAGGTTGGTAGTTCTAAacaaaatttgtaatttataaaTTGACTGGTTACACTGTAGCTGCTCACATTTGATGTAAGTTCCTTTAAAAACGTTCCTGTTCCAGGcacatttcttctctttctcacttcTTTGGCCATGGTTGTAAACATGCTGTAATGGAAATATTGTGGTTTTGAAATGTAGCTGCAgtatattaaaatattgtaaAGAAACATGCTTCTACTGAAACTGTAAGTTAACTCTGTTTTGATTGTTCATGcatgcagataaaaaaaacattctaaaaaggCATTGGACATTAAGTTAGACAACTATTTCATGGAGGTTACATTCTAAATGGGCAGTAAGAGCCCAACTGCTCATTGTTGGTGACTCTCTTTAAATGCACCGACAGTACATTAAGTTGAAGTAGATGTGCAATAAGGGCTGCATCAGTATCAACCAAGCTGTGCAGGGAACTGTTGATACCAAATTAAAGGTTCCCTGTGGAGTTCATGTTATTTTAGTAAATTATCCTTTCATTTAAGACACTAATGTATCCAGGGGACTCCCTGCCAGCATGCTGGAAAAACAAACTTGTTCGTATTGGCTAAACTGAAGCTATACCATTCCAATTTAAGTTGGATACATTAGCTGTTTACAGAGCACTAGAAAGAACATGAAGGGAAAGTTGTACCgtggaaaagaaaaactaattgtataatttgtttttctttatattgtCATCCATCTgggatgtatttattttttgcgaAAACaccttttgttttatatttttcaatcttagtttttttcctctccccttTATGTCCCTTCCGGGCCTCCATAGCTATTGAAGTATTACGATAAAACAATTTCAGCCTTGACAAAAGCATTTTTGATCATATCCTGTTGTACACCAAAGTGCTGTATAGCTAGTCATGGTTCTCTGTTTCCTCCAGGTATCACATGGTCGCCTGGCCACTGCCAGGAAGCCAGAGAGGCAGGTGACCCgtatggtggtggtgatgattgTGGCATTCATGGTCGGCTGGACGCCGTACGCAGCCTTCTCTATATTGGTCACAGTTTATCCAAGCATCGAACTTGACCCCAGGCTGGCTTCTATCCCCGCCTTCTTTTCCAAGACAGCTGCCGTCTACAACCCAATCATCTACGTCTTCATGAACAAACAGGTAACTGTGAGTTTTCATGCTGGAAATGAATACTATACTTGATTCAGCCAGTTTGATCCTGTTTGcttgatttagtttttaaagtattttcgcATTGCCGAATTCCAAACTAGCTTCTGCAGTTTAGAGAGAAGGTAGCTGAATTCCTTCCTTTGCCAGAGTTGAGACACGCCACTATATGCAgaatacaatatgtttttttcctgttgttgttattgttgttgggTGTTTAATAATGCAtggtgaatgaataaatgaaacatgGAATCCAGAGAGTACAATAGTCCATGTGTGGCTctgttaaaaaatacattagcCACCTATTGTCTTGTGAAGCCAGCAATTATTTCCTGCCATTTACATGGTGCATTCTGCCTCTCTGGGTAATTATTTTTGACTGtacaaatattgattatatGACAGCAGTCAATAGAAAATAGGGATTATTCAAGGCAGCTTTGCTAAAACGGTCAGACATTGACTAACTAATCTTAATCATTACTTAGACTTTCTAATTATAGGGTATTCACAGTGAGTGGATTGTTTGATGtagtgtaacacacacagatcatCAGTTATAGAGTGCACACATGATCTATCTATCCCACATAGACTCTATCCTTTTGAGTCAGAGTAGACGACACACAACAAAGATTCTAGAATCTACATCCATCTTGTTGTGTGTCGTCTACTCTGTAATACTCTGTATTATCTCTGTATTGCATACATGTCATTAAATTCAGAAGGAGAACCACATGCGCTGCACGTGTCTCCACACTATTTTGATGATTGGGACGAAACCGTTTCCGATTCGGATTCGAATTATCGTAAACATGCTGTGAACGAGAATAGTGCCTCTGGACTTCAAGTGTTCATGAGCACTGACAAGAGTACAGAGGCTACAGTTTGGATTTCTCGATGGCTGCGCTGGCAACCGTCATTTCCATTTACCTGCATGGAGCTGATgacctgctgtttttttttttcgatggTGAGTTCATACTTTTCATATAGACTAGGCGAGGTGGAATGACGCGCTTTTCTTTGTGAAAAAGACTTTTGTCAGGTGACTTTTGGGGTCACAAATGGATCACAGATTGCAGGAAGACATGCCATTTAAACGGCAAATCATTATTGAGCTTACTGTGTGAGGACCGCCGTGCAAAAAGAGAGGCTGTTACAGAGCTGAAAGCATCCATGGGCTCATAGCATTACGACCTCAATGCTTGTGTCCTTGGATAATTTTCACAAGTTGAACCGGTTCAATATAGGCACACCATTCTCTTTGAATGGTTAAATGGTATAGAATTGAATTTACTACGTACGCAAAGTGAAGTGCCGCTGCCCTAATCGCTGCTGAATAATTGCAGTCTagagatgtgtttttcttctgcaaTAAAACCTTAACTGCATTCGATGAACCCGAAGAGCTGCAATACCCCcaaagaaaatcaaacaaaacattagGAAAGATGAACGTACTCATAAAGTTTTTACACTTAGGAACTACAGTATGAAGTGGATTTGGAGTCCAGAAATAAtcctaaagctgcattaatttaatttatattatattatataattattattatagtgtcgCCCATAGTGACAAACCCACAACAAATTACCACGTAAATCTATCCCTTCAGTACTACAGTGTCCAGCATGTTTGATGTGGGTGACTGTTGGTCAATGGTTAGCtggcccgtctttcaatcaggggattggcagttcaatccctgccctagtcgatatgtgcccttgagcaagacacttaatcctgaattgctccctgtagctatgtctatggtgtatgattgtaagttgctttggataaaagcatcagctaaatgaaatgtaatgtaatgatccAATTGTAGCTCATTGCTTTTTATCAATGAAATAGCTCTGATACATTCACTGTGCTATCTGCCTAGCGCCTATCCCAATTTGTGGCAAGAGTACTCCCTATGTTGATCCGTGATTTGATAACAGTGTCCCGCTTACAAACCACAGCAGCATTTTTCTTCACCGCTATCCAGCAGCAGGTTGCAGCATCAAAGGTATTTTCATGATCCCAGAGATTTATAGTGTCTGCCCTTACAAAGTAAACATCTTGTTGTGCTGCCCCCCAGTGGCCAAACATAACTATGAATGCAGGTTTACCACAGTATGAATTTACCTGGCCAAATAGCATCTATATATCCAAGTTTCTGCACCAGCATTGTCCCATCAAATTGCAGTGATTGTAATTGGTGTTACCGCTCCTGTGACTCCAGCTTTATGTTGCTTTATGAAACAGATGGAAGGATGGGCTGTCGATGGTAAAGATAATGTGTTTCAGACTATTCATGTTGCCATTAAGGTGACATTTTATGTGCGGGAGGGTTTTAAAAGCTATATATTGCAAGGTTGGATGGTAGAATTATACAACTACTACAGTAAGAGGTTGCTCCATTTAAGGTCCCAGAGTGAACAAAGCCAAAGACATTGCAGTagtcttttgctttttttcatctCTGTGAAAGCACTGGTTTAAGGGGAGCAGTTAGGAGGCTTGAGTGTTACATCAGACAGGTCTATTAAGGGTCAGGAATCATGAGCTCTCCCCAGGGCTTCACAGAGTGGGAGCTTTGACTTTTAAAAGGTCAATTAGTGTTTTTTAGATTTAAACTGATGTGTAAACTTATGATTGGGGCTGTTAGAGAGTCCCgttttaaagttaaatacaTCAATCTGGTGCACTTTGAAACCAAAATTAAGAGGCTAGATCAATGAAGAACTAAGTACATTCAGGCTACTTAATTACTGTACTTACATTAAGTGCAAATTTAAGGTAATTTAGTTACCTTTATATTCTCATTGAAATATTCTACTTTTAACTTGACAATACGATTACTAGTTAGGATACTTTGCAGATTCATAAAAATTGAATAAACAACTAATAATGTATTACTATGTATGTAGCTTAATTGTGAACTATAAAATGTAGTTATGAGCTGAACacaatgcatcaataattataatccaaatATATAAGTCTACAATAAATATGACAAGATACTTTTGATAATAtaagtgtattttaatacatgtgtccttttttaacagtttgaatgcaggacttttacttgtaacagggTATTTTCACACTGTGCTCTATTAAGACAGTGGTATCATCTcatcatttcccaaaatgttgcaCTATTCTTTTACAGAACTTTTTCATGTCCTATAAATATTGCCCCCAAAACAATGTAATTGCAAATAATGTTAATTTAATCTAATCActtttaattctcttgttttctgTCCAGTTCAGGAAGTGCCTAATCCAGCTCTTCAGTGGCATTGGAACCATCCCAGACGGCAACCTAAACCAGACCTCAGAGCGACCTGGAATTACTGCAGAGAGTCAAACAGGAGAAATGTCAGTCATTGCGACCCGCATCCCCATAGGTGGCACGATGTTGCCCAGGTCCGACGATTCTCCAACCGACTGTGGCTCGTTTGCCCAATTTCCGATCCCGGAGAACAAAGTGTGTCCAATATAACAGCATCCCAATAGGTCCCAATCTCACTATCCTCTGACCCCCAGAGTCCATGATAACCTTCTGTAATGGAGATGcagcatgtttaaaaaaaactgtttggaCAACGACAGAATGATAAATGTTAATTTCCTTGGGAGATGGAAGATGTGGTGTGAAGAACAGACAGAAGGGGTTTCATGATCGATGAAAAAAGTAAAATTAGTTTGTtcaacatttgattaaaaagatTGCAAGAAGAGGGTGCAAGAAGGAACCGTACCAACAGAAAAGTCTTTAACCGCTAGATAccttgtaaaaataataaataaatatttgctTGCCAGTTGTTGGAGACTATCTTGGACTATTGACCATCAGTGCACACGTCATATTAGAGTGCACTTGATTCAACTTGTGTCTGCCTTCATGTCCTGCTCAGAGACTGCTGAAAACACAAACGTTGACATTAGTTAGTCGAGGCCCAGACAGTTTTTCCGATACCACAATGCATCGAGCCTTTCATCCCGTCCTTGTTTCTCCTTGAAAGCCCTGTAGAGaaagtgttgtttttctatGCTCTTTCATTACTTTGACTGGCAGTGCGTCTTTATTCATCTCCGCTCGTCAAGAGGACAGAGCAGACTTCTGAATtttgatacttttactttagtttatAGCTTGGGTCAAAGCTTTCATCTTTTAGAGATGGTCAATGGGACTGGGAGATACCAGTCTCCTGTTGCCTCTGCTGCAGAAAGAGTAGGACAACATATTTCTGAAGCGCCGGCAGAGGatcaacaagcacacacacgctgacacacgcacacacacacctgtatcaTGATACGCTCTCTAAAAAGGCACTGTGATTATGAAATGCACCAATTAATATCCTAGCACCTGGCTTAGCTAAGCAGCCATGTACAAAAGCAATGAATATTGTCATCATAAACACAGGTCTACAGCAATATTAGAGCTAACTTCTGTCACACAGTTGAATACTTCAGCGTTAGCGACAGTAGATGTAGTAACTTTGTGGTGCATGTTTGTTCACTATTACTGAATATTTGTCTAAACACTGTTGTATTCTCGATGCTGCTCAGTGATTCACCATGTTAAAAAAGTCTGTTTGCAATgtaccaagtgtgtgtgttccaatCATGTCTGGCCCTGGCCCGATCTCACTCCAAACTTGTTAAATATGGCAGCTTTGTCAGTGGCCTTTTACGCCTTCAACTATGATGCTCTATGTGGCCGTGGTTATGGCGGGAGTAAAGGAGGAAGTCGGGTTACGGAGTGGAAAGAGTGACAAATTCCGCTTGGGGTGGTTGACGCGGGCAGGCTATAACCCAGGAAACCTGTGTtcatgtcccgtgtgaaactcttcaattcagattattttgtacagccccaaataaaaaattacaaatttgcctcaaatcAGGGCAACTAACAAAGCTTCCGTATTTGACAAGTTTGGAGTGAGAACATGCAGTATGAAAAAACATTGCATCTTTAAGAGTCAATTCAAAATTAATTGTGATGCCTTGATATAATTAGCATAACAACAAGAGACCACGATGAAGACTACTGGCAGGTCAGCTAATATCTCTTgtttacattaacattatttatggCCTTGTTCCATTTAGGTGGGCCAGGGCTCTGGTATTTTGCATGCTGACTCAATGGAGTGAAACGCTGTGACACACCAAATAGAATGTGACTATGATTAATTTGATCTATAACACCTGTGTTTACACTGTAATGAAGTTGAAATAACTTCTGTAAAAAAGGCCTATTGATGTTAAAATGTTCTGTCACATTTTGGTGTCACTGTTtgcaaaagtaaaagaaaagaaaactagtGTAATTGTGCTCAATTGCTAAATTCAAGTAACGTTAGGCCTATAGGTATATTGGTTGACAATGTTTTCCCTCcttaattatattatacataatatCAGACAAGAAAAAAGCCAAACGTAAAAGTGACAAAGTTCTATGCCTTGTATTGTTTGCACGTCTGCAGTAAGGTCAAATAACAAGTGTCACGTCATTAATGTCCTTTTTGCAGGGATAGTTCTGATCTTTcatattatgtatattaatgcGTAAACATGAGCTCAGGTAACCAGTCTTGTGGTTGCAGATCTCCCAGTGAGCCATGGGCTTCTTCCGGGAAAACAAATgcaacagtgtgtttgtgttgtggcCCAAatttttggttgttcatttatGGATGAAAATACCATATCTCGATGGAAAACCACCAACCACAGCACTGCTAACATGCATGCATCAATATCACAACTGGTCAGTGGCTCATACTAGCTACAAACACTGTCTTCTGCAGTCAGAGCCCATTGATTTCACCTATCTAAACCCTCCCGACtacttagacacacacacagtcctatATACAGGCCAGGATACACTAGGTAAGTACTTTAGGGGCTTTTGGAAGTAGTGACTTCCCCTTGAATATCAGAcaggaaataaatcaaacaaacctGCCAGTGTTACAGCGCAAGGATTACCTTGTGCATGCAGATAAAatgggggacacacacacacacacacacacacacacacacacactcccatcaCATATAGATGGGTTAAAGCACGCACTTCTTACCTCACAACCCTGAATATCAAGCGACTACACTtgtctgttgtgttgttgtaaCAAAGGCATGTTGAGACTTGTTCTGTTGTATGTTTTGTGTCATAAGTGCTTTAGTCTTGATTTACATGCGTTTACAGGTCATATATGCACGCT from Cyclopterus lumpus isolate fCycLum1 chromosome 15, fCycLum1.pri, whole genome shotgun sequence carries:
- the valopa gene encoding vertebrate ancient long opsin a, which translates into the protein MDTLSLSVNAVSYTVAAELSATDDPFNAPIRNIAPWNFTILAVLMFMVTSLSLSENFLVMFVTFKYKQLRQPLNYIIVNLAIADFLVSLTGGVISFLTNARGYFFLGKWACVLEGFAVTFFGIVALWSLAVLSFERFFVICRPLGNIRLQPKHAILGLLFVWTFSFIWTFPPVLGWNRYTISKIGTTCEPDWYSTNMIDHSYIITFFATCFILPLGVIFFCYGKLLRKLKKVSHGRLATARKPERQVTRMVVVMIVAFMVGWTPYAAFSILVTVYPSIELDPRLASIPAFFSKTAAVYNPIIYVFMNKQFRKCLIQLFSGIGTIPDGNLNQTSERPGITAESQTGEMSVIATRIPIGGTMLPRSDDSPTDCGSFAQFPIPENKVCPI